From the Cryptomeria japonica chromosome 2, Sugi_1.0, whole genome shotgun sequence genome, one window contains:
- the LOC131051975 gene encoding subtilisin-like protease SBT1.8 has translation MSCLHVSGLAALIRGVHPSWSPAAIKSALMTSAYIRDNKNKPIKDASTVKAADPFALGTGHVNPAAAMDPGLTYDLAPSDYIHFLCTLKISCPRSSNLEDVADLNYPSFTRYFNSTRIPKVVVRRRTVTNVGVTRSTYKV, from the coding sequence ATGTCGTGTCTCCATGTCAGCGGCCTTGCAGCGCTCATACGCGGCGTTCATCCTTCCTGGAGCCCCGCCGCCATCAAATCGGCTCTCATGACGTCTGCTTACATCCGCGACAATAAAAATAAGCCCATCAAAGATGCCTCCACCGTGAAAGCAGCAGACCCATTCGCATTGGGCACAGGTCATGTAAATCCAGCGGCTGCTATGGATCCGGGGCTCACCTACGATCTGGCACCTAGTGATTACATTCACTTTCTCTGTACTCTCAAAATCTCGTGCCCCAGATCAAGCAATTTGGAAGACGTAGCTGATCTTAATTATCCATCTTTCACTCGTTACTTCAATTCCACCAGAATACCCAAAGTTGTTGTGAGAAGGAGAACAGTAACAAACGTGGGTGTCACTCGTTCTACCTATAAAGTGTAG